One Equus caballus isolate H_3958 breed thoroughbred chromosome 14, TB-T2T, whole genome shotgun sequence DNA segment encodes these proteins:
- the F2RL1 gene encoding proteinase-activated receptor 2 has protein sequence MRRPSAAWLLGVAILLAASASCNRTLPGTNRLSKGRSLIGKAESPAHVTGKGVTVEPGFSVDEFSVSVLTGKLTTVFLPLVYTIVFVIGLPSNGMALWVFLFRTRKRHPAVVYMANLALADLLSVIWFPLKIAYHIHGNNWIYGESLCKVLIGFFYGNMYCSILFMTCLSVQRYWVIVNPMVHPRKKANIAIGVSLGIWLLILLVTIPLYVVKQTVYIPALNITTCHDVLPKEVLVGDMFNYFLSLAIGVFLFPAFLTASAYVLMIRTLRSSTVDENSGKKKQRAIKLIVTVLAMYLICFTPSNLLLVVHYFLIKNWSQSHVYALYIAALCLSTLNSCIDPFVYYFVSQDFRNHAKNALLCRSVRTVKQMQVSLTSKKFSRKSSSYSSSSTSVKTSY, from the exons ATGCGACGCCCGAGCGCAGCGTGGCTGCTGGGGGTCGCCATCCTGCTGGCGGCCTCTGCCTCCTGCAATCGCACCCTCCCAG GAACCAATAGACTCTCTAAAGGAAGGAGCCTCATTGGTAAGGCTGAAAGCCCCGCTCACGTCACCGGGAAAGGAGTTACAGTGGAACCAGGCTTCTCCGTGGATGAATTTTCTGTCTCCGTCCTCACGGGAAAGCTGACTACTGTCTTTCTTCCACTTGTCTACACAATTGTATTTGTGATTGGTTTGCCAAGTAATGGCATGGCCCTGTGGGTTTTCCTTTTCCGAACCAGGAAGAGGCACCCCGCTGTGGTTTACATGGCCAACCTGGCCTTGGCAGACCTCCTTTCTGTTATCTGGTTCCCTTTGAAGATTGCCTATCACATACATGGCAACAACTGGATTTACGGGGAATCCCTTTGCAAGGTACTCATTGGCTTTTTCTATGGCAACATGTACTGTTCCATTCTCTTCATGACCTGCCTCAGCGTGCAGAGATACTGGGTCATCGTGAACCCCATGGTGCACCCCAGGAAGAAGGCAAACATCGCCATCGGTGTCTCTTTGGGAATATGGCTGCTGATTCTGCTGGTTACCATTCCTTTGTATGTCGTGAAGCAGACCGTCTACATTCCAGCCCTGAACATCACCACCTGTCATGATGTTTTGCCTAAGGAGGTGTTGGTGGGGGACATGTTCAAttatttcctctctctggccATCGGGGTCTTCCTGTTCCCAGCCTTCCTCACGGCCTCTGCCTATGTGCTGATGATCAGAACACTTCGATCTTCGACTGTAGATGAAAACTCGGGAAAGAAGAAGCAGAGAGCCATCAAACTTATTGTCACCGTCCTGGCCATGTACCTGATCTGCTTCACTCCTAGTAACCTTCTGCTTGTGGTGCATTATTTCCTGATTAAAAACTGGAGCCAGAGCCACGTCTATGCCCTGTACATTGCAGCCCTCTGCCTCTCCACCCTCAACAGCTGCATCGATCCCTTTGTCTATTACTTTGTTTCCCAAGACTTTAGGAATCATGCAAAGAACGCTCTCCTTTGTCGGAGCGTCCGTACAGTAAAGCAGATGCAAGTATCTCTCACATCAAAGAAATTCTCCAGGAAGTCCAGCTCTTACTCTTCGAGTTCAACCAGCGTGAAAACCTCCTACTGA